One genomic segment of Amycolatopsis sp. Hca4 includes these proteins:
- a CDS encoding sterol carrier family protein — translation MASSRSVDPGQLRAAVLAISPWLQGDAPDPARPELAAAVRLSLRALAADAPGRTVEVRVPPFAAVQCVEGPRHTRGTPPNVIETDPRTWLELATGRLDWTTAVADGRVSASGTRADLSHWLPLLRV, via the coding sequence ATGGCCTCTTCGCGTTCGGTCGACCCCGGACAGTTACGTGCCGCGGTGCTGGCGATTTCGCCGTGGCTGCAGGGGGATGCGCCCGATCCGGCACGCCCGGAACTGGCCGCGGCGGTCCGGCTGTCGCTGCGCGCGCTGGCGGCCGACGCGCCGGGCCGGACGGTCGAGGTCCGGGTGCCGCCCTTCGCCGCGGTGCAGTGCGTGGAGGGGCCGCGGCACACCCGCGGCACGCCGCCGAACGTGATCGAAACGGACCCGCGGACGTGGCTCGAGCTGGCCACCGGGCGACTGGACTGGACCACGGCCGTGGCCGACGGCCGGGTGTCCGCCTCGGGCACCCGGGCCGATCTCTCGCACTGGTTGCCGCTGCTGCGCGTCTGA
- a CDS encoding DUF397 domain-containing protein — protein sequence MAERFENGIPADRLSGAQWRKASYSGAYGNCVEVAPLTNGEIAMRNSRFPTGPALVYTRAEMAAFLAGAKDGEFDDVLG from the coding sequence ATGGCTGAGCGATTCGAGAACGGCATCCCGGCCGATCGGCTGTCCGGTGCCCAGTGGCGCAAGGCGAGCTACAGCGGTGCGTACGGCAACTGCGTGGAGGTCGCGCCGCTGACCAACGGGGAGATCGCGATGCGCAACTCGCGGTTCCCGACCGGCCCCGCCCTCGTCTACACGCGCGCCGAAATGGCGGCGTTCCTGGCGGGCGCGAAGGACGGTGAATTCGACGATGTCCTCGGCTGA
- a CDS encoding SAM-dependent methyltransferase, with protein MPDAATTERVPVGVDPTRASIARVYDAFLLGKDNYEIDRQVLAQVQKAAPEAQDLAFENRGFLIRVCRFLAGQTGITQFLDLGSGLPTAENTHQVVQRINPETKVVYVDNDPVVLAHGRALLEENEHTHFVAEDIFEPQKILENEIVRQHIDFSQPLVLLQMGTLHHYNGDHDRPAEIMREYVDALPSGSFVGLSHFFDPQDEDSATARRMEDFFVHSPMGSGTFRTQKEIEDLFPGLEMVPPGVVRCADWWPDGPRLKELNVAQRTIAGGVGRKP; from the coding sequence ATGCCGGACGCCGCGACGACCGAACGAGTACCCGTCGGGGTCGATCCGACCCGGGCCAGCATCGCGCGCGTCTACGACGCCTTCCTGCTCGGGAAGGACAACTACGAGATCGACCGGCAAGTGCTGGCGCAGGTTCAGAAGGCCGCCCCGGAGGCGCAGGACCTCGCGTTCGAGAACCGCGGCTTCCTCATCCGCGTCTGCCGGTTCCTCGCCGGCCAGACCGGCATCACCCAGTTCCTCGACCTCGGCTCCGGCCTCCCGACGGCGGAGAACACCCACCAGGTCGTCCAGCGGATCAACCCCGAAACCAAGGTCGTCTACGTCGACAACGACCCGGTCGTCCTCGCGCACGGGCGGGCGCTGCTCGAAGAGAACGAGCACACGCACTTCGTCGCCGAAGACATCTTCGAGCCGCAGAAGATCCTCGAGAACGAGATCGTCCGCCAGCACATCGACTTCAGCCAGCCGCTGGTCCTCCTGCAGATGGGCACCCTGCACCACTACAACGGCGACCACGACCGGCCGGCCGAGATCATGCGGGAGTACGTCGACGCGCTGCCGTCCGGCTCGTTCGTCGGGCTCAGCCACTTCTTCGACCCGCAGGACGAGGACTCCGCCACCGCGCGCCGCATGGAGGACTTCTTCGTGCACAGCCCGATGGGTTCGGGCACGTTCCGGACGCAGAAGGAGATCGAAGACCTGTTCCCGGGCCTCGAAATGGTCCCGCCGGGCGTCGTCCGGTGCGCGGACTGGTGGCCGGACGGGCCGCGGCTCAAGGAGCTCAACGTCGCCCAGCGGACCATCGCAGGCGGCGTCGGCCGCAAGCCGTAG
- a CDS encoding helix-turn-helix transcriptional regulator: MNAVNASAGEQNIGPTARRMILGSQLRRLREEAGITRQQAGYNIRGSESKISRLELGRVGFKERDVTDLLTMYGVDDPTERKAFLDMVKQSNEPGWWRRFGDTMPNWFTDLVGLEEAAARIQIWEPLYVSGLLQIEPYARAIFSHGRSEMADERVDQLVALRMRRQKMFSRPDAPRVWMVLDESVLHRPIGGMKVLKQQIEYLLEMSALPHVSIQILPYSRSGLSAEHAFSLLRFGEPELPNIAYVEYMTGAHYIEKREEIEKYSRALDMLAVDAETPERSRAMLGKRRQEI; this comes from the coding sequence ATGAACGCGGTGAACGCGTCCGCAGGTGAACAGAACATCGGTCCCACGGCGCGCCGCATGATCCTCGGCTCGCAGCTGCGCCGCCTCCGTGAAGAGGCCGGCATCACCCGCCAGCAGGCCGGGTACAACATCCGCGGGTCCGAGTCGAAGATCAGCCGGCTGGAACTGGGCCGGGTCGGGTTCAAGGAACGCGACGTCACCGACCTGCTCACCATGTACGGCGTCGACGACCCGACGGAGCGCAAGGCGTTCCTCGACATGGTCAAGCAGTCGAACGAGCCGGGCTGGTGGCGGCGGTTCGGCGACACCATGCCCAACTGGTTCACCGACCTCGTCGGCCTCGAAGAAGCCGCCGCGCGAATCCAGATCTGGGAGCCGCTCTACGTGTCGGGCCTGCTCCAGATCGAGCCGTACGCGCGGGCGATCTTCAGCCACGGCCGTTCGGAAATGGCCGATGAGCGGGTCGACCAGCTGGTCGCGCTGCGGATGCGGCGGCAGAAGATGTTCAGCAGGCCGGACGCGCCGCGCGTGTGGATGGTGCTCGACGAGTCGGTGCTCCACCGCCCGATCGGCGGGATGAAGGTCCTCAAGCAGCAGATCGAATACCTGCTCGAGATGAGCGCGCTGCCGCACGTGTCGATCCAGATCCTGCCGTACAGCCGCAGCGGCCTTTCCGCGGAACACGCGTTTTCACTGCTGCGGTTCGGTGAACCGGAACTGCCGAACATCGCCTACGTCGAGTACATGACCGGCGCGCACTACATCGAAAAGCGCGAAGAGATCGAAAAGTACAGCCGCGCGCTGGACATGCTGGCGGTCGACGCGGAGACGCCCGAGCGCAGCCGGGCGATGCTCGGGAAGCGCCGGCAAGAGATCTAG